TCAAAGATTCTTGAAATGACGACATCCACCCAGCGCCCATAATATCCTGCAACAATGCCGAGAATACTTCCGATAATGACAGAGCCAATGACTGATGAAAACCCAACCCACAGTGAAATCCTGGCTCCATGAATAATTCGAGATAAAATATCTCTGCCAAAATCATCGGTTCCTAACCAGTATTCAGCTGAAGGGGGTTGCAGGCGATCAGCCATCACTTGGTCGTTAATGCCTTCTTTTGCAAGTAGCGGTCCAAAAACAGCAAGTAAAATAAAAAACAAGACGATAAATGCACCAACAACCGCTACCTTACTTTTTCGAAATCCTCTCCAAGCTTCACGCCAAGGCCCAACACTTTGACTGACTTCCACTTCAGCAATTCCATCTACCTTCGGAGCTAGTTCAGACACATTCGCTTCCCCCTTCCTTAATCATATTTAATTCTCGGATCGATAAAGCTATATAATAAGTCTACAATTAAGTTAATCATGACGAAAAAGAATGCAACGATTAAAATACCTGATTGAATGACCGGATAATCTCTAAAGCCTATTGCATCGTATATATATCGCCCAATGCCTGGCCATGCGAATATGGTTTCCGTTAAAATCGCGCCACCAAGTAACATTCCCATTTGCAATCCGATAATTGTTAATACAGGAATAATCGCGTTTTTAAGCGCATGTTTGTACACAACGAAAAACATTTTCTGCCCTTTTGCTCTAGCGGTTCGAACATAATCTGAACGCATCACTTCAAGCATACTGGACCGTGTCATTCGTGCAATAATCGCCATCGGGATTGTGGCAAGCGCAAGTCCTGGCAAAACTAAATGTCGTAGCACTTGCACCAATTGATCAAACCGTCCCGCGATAATGGTATCGATCACATATAAATGCGTAATGGCCGTCACTGGATCTCGGACCGGCTCTCTCCCTGTTGTTGGCAACCATGATAATTCCAACGCAAATGCCCATTGTCCCATTAATCCTAACCAAAAGATTGGCATGGACACACCGACAAGCGCAAGAACCATCGCCATATAATCAAACCAAGAGTTTTGAAACCAGGCCGAAATAATGCCTGCATTAATACCAATGACAACAGCAATAATCATTGCAAATAAGGCAAGTTCAAATGTCGCCGCCAAATAAGGCCATACTTCTTCTGCAACAGGCGCACGCGTTCGCATCGACTCTCCAAAATTACCTGTCAGAATTCCTTTTAAATAATCAAAGTACTGTGTATACCACGGTTTATCTAACCCAAGTTTAGCTGTCAATGCCGCAACCGCTTCTTCTGTCGCTTGTTGACCAAGGATTACTTGTGCAGGATTACCTGGGATTGCCCGGATGATCATAAAGACAATAAACGTCATCCCAAGCAGGACCGGAATTAGCTGCAGTAATCTTTTCCCAATATAGCTAAGCATTAACTTCACCTCTCTAACTCTTCCTATATACCAAAGTGCCTAATAAAAAAAGGGGAGAAATCTAGCAGACTTCTCCCCTTCTCCATTACTAGAGAATCCTAATTCTAGAACGTTTTTAGACAATCTTATAAATTATTCTACCTGACACTTTTCTTCTCACGCTTATCTTTCAATGTCAACATTTGAAAGTAAATCTGACCCTGTTGGATGAGGTAAGAATCCTGTAATATCTTTCGACCCTGCTAATAGTGGAATTGAGTGTGCAAGTGGTACCCATGGTGCTTCTTCATGAAGAATTTCTTGTGCTTTTTTATAAAGCTCAATACGCTTCTCTTCATCAACTTCTGTTTGTGCTTCAATAAATAACTCGTGGGTTTCATCGTTTTTGAAATACGTGTAGTTATTACTTCCGATATTATCTTCATCTAGAAGAACGTATAGGAAGTTATCTGGGTCACCATTATCTCCAGTCCATCCAAGCATAAATGCATCAGCGTCACCTTTACTTGCAAGCTCTAAATAAGTTGCCCATTCGTGTGACACAATTTTCGCTGTAATACCAATGTCAGCTAAGTTTTTCTGAATCACTTCTGCAACTTTCTCGCCGTCTGGCATGTAAGGACGTGGTACAGGCATTGCCCATAGTTCCATTTCAAATCCATCACCATATCCAGCCTCTTCTAAAAGTTCTTTAGCTTTTTCTGGATTGTATTCATACCCTTCAATCTCATCGTTATAGCCTGAAACGGATGGCGGCATCGGGTTAACTGCAATATCTGCGCGCCCTTCAAAAAATGCATCGATGATCGATTGTTTATCAATTGCATGGTTCATTGCTTGTCGTACAAGTTTGTTGTCAAACGGTTCACGTGTAACTGTTAATCCTAAATAACCAACGTTCATAGATGGACGTTCAAATAACTGTAAATCTGGATTGCCTTCGATTGACGCACCGTCAGAAGGGTTAATACCATCCGCTAAGTCAATCTCTCCTGCCATTAACGCATTCAATCTAGCAGCGTTATCTGGAATAGAACGGAAAATAACTTTTTCTAACTTAGGAAAATCCTCTTGCCAATAATCATCGAAACGCTCTATTGTAATGGAATCATTTGGTTTCCACTCAACAAATTTGAATGGACCTGTTCCGACTGGATTTCGTTCAAAATCATCGTCACCTTGTTCTTCAATCGCTGTTGGACTCGCAATTGCGAACATGTCCATTGCAAGGTTTTTCAAGAAAGGAGCTTGTGGACGCGTTAATTTGATGACGACCGTATGCTCACCTTCTGCAGTAACTGATTCAATGACATGCCCTTCGTCACCTTCAAATCCACCAAACATAGAGTTATAGTATGGGAACTTTTCCGCATCTCCTGAAGCCCAACGCTCAAAGTTTTTCACAACAGCTTCCGCATTAAAATCAGTACCATCGTGGAACTTAACGCCTTCTTGAAGTTCAAATGTATACGTTAATCCGTCTTCAGATGGCTCCCAAGACTTCGCAAGTCCTGGTTCAACAGCTGTCCCCTCATCTTCAAAAGTTAATAATGTTTCAAAAAGGTTAATCGTTACTTTAAATGTTTCTCCCTCTGTCGTTCTTGACGGGTCTAATGAAGTCGAATCCCCACCTCGACCAAATACTAACGTTTCACCACTTCCTGAACTAGATTGCTCTGAAGTATTCTTTCCTTTGTCCTTCTCCCCGCTCTCATTATCTCCCCCAGAACATGCAGCAAGAACTGTCGAAAAGACAAGTAGCAACATGATTGCTAAAGACCAAACTTTACCTTTTCTCATGTAATAACCCCCTCTTTCTCTTTTATATCATTGTCGCTTTCCTCGTTGTATAAATGGCAAGCAACAGAATGACCTTCTCCCAAATTAACCAACTGCGGAACGACTTGTCCGCAGATATCCATTTTAAATGGACATCTCGTATGAAATGTACAACCGGTCGGTGGATTTGCAGGATTGGGCATATCCCCTTCTAGTAAAACTTCTCGCTTCTGATGCTCGGGATCTGGAACAGGAACTGCGGATAACAACGCCTGCGTATACGGATGTAATGGCTTCGCGTATAGTTGTTCACTTTCCGCCACTTCAACCATTTTTCCTAAATACATCACACCGACCCTATCGCTAATATGGCGAACGACCCCTAAGTCATGGGCAATGAAAATATACGTTAAATTAAATTCTTTCTGCAAATCTTGCATAAGATTCAAAACTTGCGCTTGAATCGATACATCTAGTGCAGAAACAGGTTCATCAGCAATAATCAATTTTGGATTTGTCATCAAAGCCCGGGCAATGCCTATCCTTTGCCGCTGCCCTCCACTAAACTGATGTGGATAACGCCTTGCATGGTAGGCACTTAATCCAACAACCTCAAGAAATCTATGCACTTTTTCTCTTCGTTCTTTCGGATCTTTGACACCATGAACGAGTAGCGGCTCACTTAATATTCTTTCGATTGTATGGCGCGGATTTAAGGATGCATAAGGATCTTGAAACACCATTTGAATATCGCGTCGCGTTTTCCTCATTTCATCCGCTGACAGTGTCGTCAATTCCTTACCATTAAATTCGACACTGCCCTCAGTAGGTTCAAGCAATCGCATCAGCATACGACCTGTTGTAGATTTACCACAACCTGATTCCCCTACAATCCCTAACGTTTCCCCTTCATTGACGTGAAATGAAACATCATCAACTGCCTTTACGTGGCCGACCGTTCTACCTAGCAAACCTTTTTTCACAGGGAAATATTTTTTTAAGCCTTTAACTTTTAATAAGGGCTTCGTCATCCGCCTTCACTCCTTTTTCGTCATACAAGAAACACCGTGTTTTTTGTACAACGGACGTTTCATAGAGTTCAGGATTTTCGCTGAGACATCGGTCAAATGCAAATTCACACCGCGCCGCAAATCGACACCCTTGCTTTACTGTTCCTGGAATCGGTACATTTCCCGCAATTGAATAAAGTCGTTCTTTCTTATACCTCATATCTGGTACAGATTGAATAAGTCCCTTCGTATAAGGATGTTGAGGATTTTCAAATATCGTTTTCACAGGTGCTTCTTCAATAATTTGACCAGCATACATAACGATTACTCGTTCACACGTTTCCGCTACGACCCCAAGATCATGGGTAATGAGCAATACTGCTGTATTTAATCTTGTATTCAACTCTTTCATTAACTTCAAAATTTGCGCTTGGATGGTTACATCTAATGCAGTCGTCGGCTCATCTGCAATCAAAACTCTCGGATCACATACGAGTGCCATTGCAATCATGACACGTTGTCGCATCCCACCTGATAGTTGATGAGGATATTCTTTCATCAAATCATTCGCTCGCGGAAGTCCGACAAGCTTCAACATATCTATAGCTCTTTTATGCGCTTGCTTTTTAGACATTTTCTTTTCATGAATTAAAATGGCTTCTACCATCTGACTACCAATTGTAAACAGTGGATTTAACGACGTCATCGGTTCTTGGAAAATCATTGCAATCTCATTGCCGCGTACTTGACGCATTTGCCGCTCAGTCATTTTCAATAAATCTTTATCTTCAAATCGTATTTCTCCGCCCACTATTTTTCCCGGAGGATTTGGGACTAACCCCATTATAGAAAGCGAAGTTACGCTTTTTCCGCAACCGGATTCACCGACAATCCCGAGCACCTCACCTTCTTTCACATGAAAATTAATATGATCGACAGCTGGTACTTCTCCCGAATCTGTGAAAAAGGTCGTTTGTAGATTTTTTACACCTAAAATGATTTTACGACTCCCCATCTTTTCACCCTTTTCCGACTTATCTTTGTAATATAATTATACGGAGTGTTCGGAAAAATGCAACATCATTTTTGCTAGGATACTATTTTAAAGGATTTTTTCATTGAGTAGGAATGTTATAGTCTGCAAGTTAAGGAAGATTACAACCTAGGGAGTCTTGATGAGTTAATTAGGAATTTAAAAAACACGCGCTCTACTAGTCCTAGCAGAGCGCGTGTTTTAACTTTAAACATGTTGTATTTGGAACAATTCATAATAAATACTTCTTTGAGCCATTAATTCTTCATGAGTTCCCATTTCTTTTACTTCTCCATCGTCTATAACAAATATTTTATCTGCATGTGTAATGGTAGATAATCGATGCGCAACAATCAATGTTGTCCGATCTTTAGCCAGTCTCTCAAGAGATTCTTGAATGAGTGCTTCACTTTCTAAATCGAGCGCAGAAGTTGCTTCATCTAAAATGAGTAGAGGTGGATTTTTCAGGAAAACTCGGGCAATCGCGATTCTCTGTTTTTGTCCGCCTGAGAGCTTTACACCCCGTTCTCCCACTGTCGTTTCATATCCCTCTGGAAGTTCTTGTATAAAGTCATGTGCATTTGCTGCAATGGCTGCCGCTATTACTTCTTCGTCAGTTGCATCGGGCTTTCCCATTAAAATATTGCTTTTCACGGAATCGCTAAATAAAATATTATCTTGTAATACGATGCCAATTTGATCTCGTATTGAATTTATTTGTACATCTCTTATATCGTGACCATCAATGAGAACTGCTCCATCGGTTACATCGTGAAAACGTGGTATGAGGCCAACAATCGTGGACTTCCCACCGCCGCTCATGCCGACAAAAGCGACTGTTTCGCCAGGTTGCACTTGGAATCGTACATTCTTCAATACATGTTCCCCGTCTTTTTCATAAGCAAAGCTGACATTTTCAAATTCAACTTTCCCTTTAATCGGTGGTAATGTTTTGGCATTTTTCTTATCGACAATATCATATTTTTCTTCCATTAGTTCCAATACACGATCCATCGATGCAAATGATTGTGTAAGGGCTGTTGATGAGTTTACGAGTCTTCTAAGCGGACTGTATACTCGTTCAATGAATGCAATGAACGCCACCATCGTTCCAACTGACAAATTCCCGTTAATTACTTGATAGCCTGCGTAACCGAGGACCAATAGAGGTGCAACGTCCGTTATTGTATTTACAACTGCAAAAGCTTTTGCATTCCATTTTGTATGGTCAATTGCTTTTTCTAGGAATTTTCCATTTGTTTCATCAAACCGTTCTCGTTCCACATCTTCCAATGCAAAACTTTTGATGACACTGACACCAGAGATACGTTCATGTAAATAACTTTGTACGTCCGCCAAAGCTTGCGAACGTTTTCGGGTCAGCAAACGTAGTTTCCCGAAGAAGTGTTTTACACTATAGCCATAAAACGGAAATGCTAATAACGTTACAATT
This window of the Sporosarcina pasteurii genome carries:
- a CDS encoding ABC transporter permease, whose protein sequence is MLSYIGKRLLQLIPVLLGMTFIVFMIIRAIPGNPAQVILGQQATEEAVAALTAKLGLDKPWYTQYFDYLKGILTGNFGESMRTRAPVAEEVWPYLAATFELALFAMIIAVVIGINAGIISAWFQNSWFDYMAMVLALVGVSMPIFWLGLMGQWAFALELSWLPTTGREPVRDPVTAITHLYVIDTIIAGRFDQLVQVLRHLVLPGLALATIPMAIIARMTRSSMLEVMRSDYVRTARAKGQKMFFVVYKHALKNAIIPVLTIIGLQMGMLLGGAILTETIFAWPGIGRYIYDAIGFRDYPVIQSGILIVAFFFVMINLIVDLLYSFIDPRIKYD
- a CDS encoding ABC transporter substrate-binding protein, coding for MRKGKVWSLAIMLLLVFSTVLAACSGGDNESGEKDKGKNTSEQSSSGSGETLVFGRGGDSTSLDPSRTTEGETFKVTINLFETLLTFEDEGTAVEPGLAKSWEPSEDGLTYTFELQEGVKFHDGTDFNAEAVVKNFERWASGDAEKFPYYNSMFGGFEGDEGHVIESVTAEGEHTVVIKLTRPQAPFLKNLAMDMFAIASPTAIEEQGDDDFERNPVGTGPFKFVEWKPNDSITIERFDDYWQEDFPKLEKVIFRSIPDNAARLNALMAGEIDLADGINPSDGASIEGNPDLQLFERPSMNVGYLGLTVTREPFDNKLVRQAMNHAIDKQSIIDAFFEGRADIAVNPMPPSVSGYNDEIEGYEYNPEKAKELLEEAGYGDGFEMELWAMPVPRPYMPDGEKVAEVIQKNLADIGITAKIVSHEWATYLELASKGDADAFMLGWTGDNGDPDNFLYVLLDEDNIGSNNYTYFKNDETHELFIEAQTEVDEEKRIELYKKAQEILHEEAPWVPLAHSIPLLAGSKDITGFLPHPTGSDLLSNVDIER
- a CDS encoding ABC transporter ATP-binding protein; the encoded protein is MTKPLLKVKGLKKYFPVKKGLLGRTVGHVKAVDDVSFHVNEGETLGIVGESGCGKSTTGRMLMRLLEPTEGSVEFNGKELTTLSADEMRKTRRDIQMVFQDPYASLNPRHTIERILSEPLLVHGVKDPKERREKVHRFLEVVGLSAYHARRYPHQFSGGQRQRIGIARALMTNPKLIIADEPVSALDVSIQAQVLNLMQDLQKEFNLTYIFIAHDLGVVRHISDRVGVMYLGKMVEVAESEQLYAKPLHPYTQALLSAVPVPDPEHQKREVLLEGDMPNPANPPTGCTFHTRCPFKMDICGQVVPQLVNLGEGHSVACHLYNEESDNDIKEKEGVIT
- a CDS encoding ABC transporter ATP-binding protein, whose amino-acid sequence is MGSRKIILGVKNLQTTFFTDSGEVPAVDHINFHVKEGEVLGIVGESGCGKSVTSLSIMGLVPNPPGKIVGGEIRFEDKDLLKMTERQMRQVRGNEIAMIFQEPMTSLNPLFTIGSQMVEAILIHEKKMSKKQAHKRAIDMLKLVGLPRANDLMKEYPHQLSGGMRQRVMIAMALVCDPRVLIADEPTTALDVTIQAQILKLMKELNTRLNTAVLLITHDLGVVAETCERVIVMYAGQIIEEAPVKTIFENPQHPYTKGLIQSVPDMRYKKERLYSIAGNVPIPGTVKQGCRFAARCEFAFDRCLSENPELYETSVVQKTRCFLYDEKGVKADDEALIKS
- a CDS encoding ABC transporter ATP-binding protein, translated to MGNSIKRYLKFVKPYKWLIALTIVIGIIKFAIPLFMPLLIKIVIDDIVGSTTLTAKEATRQLFYWIGGTMLLFFIVRPPVEYYRQYYAQYVSNKILYDIRQNLYHHLQKLSLSYYSNTRAGEVISRVINDVEQTRNFVMIGLMNVWLDIATILIAVGIMLTMDIPLTIVTLLAFPFYGYSVKHFFGKLRLLTRKRSQALADVQSYLHERISGVSVIKSFALEDVERERFDETNGKFLEKAIDHTKWNAKAFAVVNTITDVAPLLVLGYAGYQVINGNLSVGTMVAFIAFIERVYSPLRRLVNSSTALTQSFASMDRVLELMEEKYDIVDKKNAKTLPPIKGKVEFENVSFAYEKDGEHVLKNVRFQVQPGETVAFVGMSGGGKSTIVGLIPRFHDVTDGAVLIDGHDIRDVQINSIRDQIGIVLQDNILFSDSVKSNILMGKPDATDEEVIAAAIAANAHDFIQELPEGYETTVGERGVKLSGGQKQRIAIARVFLKNPPLLILDEATSALDLESEALIQESLERLAKDRTTLIVAHRLSTITHADKIFVIDDGEVKEMGTHEELMAQRSIYYELFQIQHV